The following proteins come from a genomic window of Candidatus Sulfotelmatobacter sp.:
- the trxB gene encoding thioredoxin-disulfide reductase produces MSEVHDLIILGAGPAGYTAALYAARGGLKPLLIAGWQPGGQLTITTEVENYPGFETGIMGPELMEVMRKQVERFGTEIVSGAADRVDVTRRPFTVWTDEGKSYQGRALIIATGASAKLLGIESESKLMGFGVSACATCDGPFFKGKRVMVVGGGDTAMEEATYLARLFCHVTVVHRRDTLRASKIMQERALSNPKIDFLWDSEVIEALGVDQNKLRGVKIRNLKTGEVTEHPVDGLFIAIGHQPNTQFLTGQLPMDSRGYLLVEAGTSRTRVPGVFAAGDVADPTYRQAVTAAGSGCMAAIDAQRWLEEQAHAEAHASAARA; encoded by the coding sequence GTGTCCGAAGTCCATGACCTCATTATCCTCGGCGCCGGCCCGGCGGGCTACACCGCCGCCCTCTACGCCGCCCGCGGGGGCTTGAAGCCCCTGCTGATCGCGGGCTGGCAGCCCGGCGGACAGCTCACCATCACCACCGAGGTCGAGAACTATCCCGGCTTCGAGACCGGCATCATGGGTCCTGAGCTGATGGAAGTGATGCGCAAGCAGGTCGAACGCTTCGGCACCGAGATCGTGAGCGGCGCGGCCGACCGCGTGGATGTGACTCGGCGTCCGTTCACGGTGTGGACCGACGAGGGCAAGAGCTATCAGGGCCGGGCATTGATCATCGCGACCGGCGCTTCGGCCAAGCTGCTCGGGATCGAGAGCGAATCGAAATTGATGGGCTTCGGCGTCTCGGCCTGCGCGACCTGCGACGGTCCCTTCTTCAAGGGGAAGCGCGTGATGGTGGTGGGCGGCGGCGATACCGCCATGGAGGAGGCCACCTACCTGGCGCGGCTCTTCTGCCACGTCACGGTCGTGCATCGTCGGGATACGCTGCGCGCCTCGAAGATCATGCAGGAGCGGGCGCTCTCGAATCCCAAGATCGACTTCCTGTGGGACAGCGAAGTGATCGAGGCGCTGGGCGTGGATCAGAACAAGCTGCGCGGCGTCAAGATTCGCAACCTGAAGACCGGCGAGGTCACCGAGCACCCGGTGGACGGACTGTTCATCGCCATCGGCCACCAGCCCAATACGCAGTTCCTCACCGGCCAGCTGCCGATGGATTCGCGTGGCTATCTGCTGGTCGAGGCCGGCACCTCGCGCACGCGAGTCCCCGGCGTCTTCGCCGCCGGCGACGTCGCCGATCCCACCTATCGTCAGGCGGTGACCGCGGCCGGCAGTGGCTGCATGGCGGCGATCGACGCCCAGCGCTGGCTCGAGGAGCAGGCGCACGCGGAAGCCCACGCCTCGGCGGCGCGGGCCTGA